One window of the Gemmatimonadota bacterium genome contains the following:
- a CDS encoding spermidine synthase, producing MTRILYPILYAIFFFSGAAALLFETLWFRQAGLTFGNSITASSLVLAAFMGGLALGNGLSARLGRRIARPVRIYALLEIAIALSGVAIVWMLPAFTAGLSVFLASFLDSPLLLNALRLLLSFAILIVPTTAMGATLPILVRALRVRDDASISDDEGGFGIALGRLYACNTLGAVVGAVAGEVAIIEWIGVRGTAWVAALLDIIAAGGAFGIARYFSGAREGSPPKLDKLPTFRAGCLLGAAFLSGAILLALEVIWFRFLHLFVPATTLAFAVMLSVVLTGIGVGGELSARWLRRNAGAFRVLPALALSSGILTVVTYLTFVYVVTPFGTGYIGNISQILTLSLALMFPVSLLSGVLFTFIGAALNRHVQPDTRAAGLLTLANTIGAGLGALIAGFGLLPILGMEIAIFILALCYGVVAFLVSGLRRKYRVYYVLFAAYLLILVLFPFGRMENTYFTFVAQRFGYPDTWKIAGTREGCTETIIYLEGAYFGVPVAYQMLTDGFSMASSSLVNRRYMKLYVYWPVALHPDLKSALLISFGVGSTAKALTDTRSLEHIDVVDISRDVLEMNRIVYPDPNAQPLKDPRVRVHIDDGRYFLQTTQNRYDLITSEPPPPRQAGVVNLYSQEYFQLIYDRLSEGGLCTYWLPVHHLKPEDTKAIIRAFCNVFKDASLWAGAGFNWMLAGSRNASYSPSENSFSRQWHDPVVRSELRALGLERPEQLGALFMSDADHLNALTRDTPPLVDNYPKRLSVGFFNREPHRTFYDRWMNPLLTRERFEKSTFIRKAWPYGMRRRTLDYFEAQRLLEASLISQADKTRDQGTRIATLHTLLTQIDLRTLPLWHLQIQDDLLYAVDTRLKAGEEKTPYLPYLSARALAERDYTLAARYYAQSSDPTLRYLYLYALCMAGNTAEVERLAAGWKDQILQDTAQRFYYQWLAQTFDLNIPIP from the coding sequence ATGACACGTATTTTATACCCTATCCTGTACGCGATCTTCTTTTTTTCGGGTGCAGCCGCTCTTTTGTTTGAAACTCTGTGGTTCCGCCAGGCAGGGCTTACATTTGGCAATAGTATTACGGCATCCAGTCTGGTGCTGGCCGCATTTATGGGTGGTTTGGCACTGGGCAATGGCTTATCTGCTCGCCTGGGCAGGCGTATCGCACGCCCCGTACGCATCTATGCGCTGTTGGAAATTGCCATTGCCCTGTCAGGGGTAGCCATCGTTTGGATGTTGCCCGCGTTTACTGCAGGGCTATCGGTTTTTCTCGCATCTTTTCTCGATTCCCCCCTTTTGCTCAACGCATTGCGCCTGCTGCTGAGTTTTGCCATTCTCATCGTGCCCACCACTGCGATGGGCGCTACCCTGCCCATTCTCGTCCGGGCATTGCGCGTGCGAGACGACGCTTCTATATCCGACGATGAAGGTGGTTTTGGGATCGCGCTTGGTCGGCTCTATGCGTGTAATACGCTGGGCGCCGTGGTCGGCGCGGTCGCGGGAGAGGTTGCCATCATCGAATGGATCGGAGTCCGGGGCACGGCATGGGTCGCCGCGCTGCTGGATATTATCGCCGCCGGGGGTGCTTTTGGAATCGCACGCTATTTCTCTGGCGCACGCGAGGGAAGTCCTCCGAAATTGGACAAGCTACCAACCTTCCGGGCCGGATGCTTGCTGGGTGCTGCCTTTCTCTCGGGGGCTATTCTTCTGGCGCTGGAGGTCATCTGGTTCCGCTTCCTCCACCTTTTTGTGCCCGCGACTACGCTTGCGTTTGCCGTGATGCTCTCTGTGGTACTCACAGGTATTGGCGTGGGGGGTGAGTTGTCCGCCCGATGGCTGCGCCGCAATGCCGGGGCATTTCGCGTGCTTCCCGCCCTCGCCCTCAGCTCCGGGATACTCACGGTTGTCACCTATCTGACTTTTGTCTATGTGGTGACACCTTTCGGAACGGGGTATATTGGCAACATATCGCAAATCCTGACACTATCTCTGGCATTGATGTTTCCCGTATCTCTTCTCTCGGGCGTCCTATTCACTTTCATCGGTGCCGCGCTCAATCGCCATGTGCAGCCCGATACCCGGGCCGCTGGTCTGCTCACGCTCGCCAATACCATCGGTGCTGGTCTGGGTGCGCTCATTGCGGGTTTTGGGCTGTTGCCCATTCTGGGCATGGAGATTGCAATCTTTATTCTGGCCCTTTGCTACGGTGTTGTCGCTTTTCTCGTTTCAGGTCTGCGCCGGAAGTACCGGGTGTATTACGTCCTTTTTGCCGCGTACCTCTTGATTCTGGTCCTTTTTCCCTTTGGGCGGATGGAGAATACGTACTTCACCTTTGTCGCGCAGCGCTTTGGCTATCCCGATACATGGAAAATCGCCGGTACCCGCGAAGGATGCACGGAGACGATTATCTATTTGGAAGGTGCTTATTTTGGCGTGCCGGTTGCGTACCAGATGCTCACGGATGGCTTCTCAATGGCGTCCAGCAGTCTGGTCAATCGCCGCTATATGAAGCTCTATGTGTACTGGCCCGTCGCCCTACATCCCGATCTCAAAAGTGCTTTACTGATCAGCTTTGGCGTGGGTTCTACAGCCAAAGCACTTACCGATACGCGATCACTCGAGCATATCGATGTGGTCGATATCTCCCGCGACGTACTCGAGATGAATCGCATCGTCTATCCCGATCCGAACGCACAACCTCTGAAAGATCCCCGGGTGCGCGTGCATATTGACGACGGGCGTTATTTTTTGCAGACAACGCAAAACCGCTACGATCTCATCACCAGTGAACCCCCGCCACCCAGACAGGCCGGCGTGGTCAATCTCTACTCGCAGGAATATTTCCAACTCATCTACGACCGTCTTTCAGAAGGGGGCTTATGCACGTACTGGCTTCCGGTTCACCATCTCAAACCCGAGGATACAAAAGCCATTATCCGCGCCTTTTGCAATGTGTTCAAAGACGCTTCTCTTTGGGCTGGAGCGGGTTTTAACTGGATGCTCGCCGGCTCTCGAAATGCCTCTTATTCCCCATCAGAGAACTCTTTTAGCCGACAGTGGCACGATCCCGTCGTGCGTTCCGAACTTCGCGCCCTCGGGCTGGAACGTCCCGAACAACTCGGTGCTCTCTTCATGTCTGATGCCGACCACCTCAACGCGCTCACACGCGACACCCCACCACTGGTCGATAATTATCCCAAACGCCTTTCCGTGGGCTTTTTCAACCGCGAACCCCATCGGACATTTTACGACCGGTGGATGAATCCCCTGCTCACACGCGAGCGCTTTGAAAAGAGCACCTTTATTCGCAAAGCATGGCCTTATGGCATGCGAAGGCGCACGCTCGATTATTTTGAAGCGCAGCGTCTTCTCGAGGCCTCGCTAATTTCTCAGGCTGACAAAACGCGCGATCAGGGGACTCGCATCGCTACCCTCCACACGCTTCTCACGCAGATCGATCTGCGCACCCTCCCGCTGTGGCATCTCCAAATTCAGGACGATTTACTCTATGCGGTTGATACCCGCCTCAAAGCAGGCGAAGAGAAAACCCCTTACCTCCCCTACCTATCTGCCCGCGCCCTGGCGGAGCGCGACTATACCCTTGCCGCACGGTATTATGCCCAATCTTCCGATCCGACGCTACGCTACCTGTATCTCTACGCGCTGTGTATGGCGGGCAACACTGCCGAAGTCGAACGCCTCGCCGCTGGATGGAAAGACCAGATCCTCCAAGATACCGCGCAGCGTTTCTACTATCAGTGGCTCGCCCAGACTTTTGATCTCAATATTCCAATTCCCTGA